Proteins found in one Anopheles aquasalis chromosome 3, idAnoAquaMG_Q_19, whole genome shotgun sequence genomic segment:
- the LOC126575213 gene encoding zinc finger protein 177, producing the protein MSKRSSSSVSVEVQYSAENYEHVCRLCLSNEGLVPLFTNVRGRNAYFVRKVIKLATELLHFKFTINDALPNFLCTHCERTLLAIAKFKQKCDESIGILRQVNETVQSSKNQKEKCELEAGRREDQPTKERRECIEILRKLPAAIQVGKPKPPAAREDLEEVLDSETADWHAQNTDDHDDEFTVDPETAQLNADEIGLEESEERLLETDEESRPECGDESDEKAPNKSAKEKAVCPVCGAMVHNLTTHMASHSKVRPHQCDQCPKSFTTRSKLQTHINSVHLRRRDFECDICGKGFLERNHLKGHMRIHTGERKYRCDLCPKTFMFAGTLRCHKLTHTQEKSHECPVCGKMFLMRTTLNKHVRVHSDERPYQCDVCDKQFRTSTHLAIHRRSHTGEKPLTCRICGMAFAHYPTRSVHMKTKHPEELVRLNLIDEKGHLKV; encoded by the exons ATGTCCAAACGGTCATCTTCCAGCGTCTCTGTTGAAGTGCAATATTCTGCCGAAAACTACGAGCACGTTTGTCGGTTGTGCCTTTCGAATGAAGGACTTGTGCCACTCTTTACCAACGTCCGAGGACGCAACGCTTATTTCGTGCGGAAGGTCATAAAGCTAGCAACGGAACTACTCCATTTTAAG TTCACCATAAACGATGCGCTCCCGAACTTCCTCTGTACGCACTGCGAACGCACGCTGCTCGCCATTGCcaaatttaaacaaaagtGTGATGAGTCGATAGGTATTTTAAGGCAAGTTAACGAAACTGTTCAAAGTAGTAAAAACCAAAAGGAGAAATGCGAGTTGGAAGCAGGACGAAGAGAAGATCAACCCACGAAAGAGCGTCGGGAATGTATCGAAATCTTACGAAAG CTGCCAGCTGCAATACAGGTAGGAAAGCCAAAACCACCTGCCGCACGAGAAGACCTGGAAGAAGTGTTGGACTCCGAAACAGCAGATTGGCATGCTCAGAACAcggacgaccacgacgacgaattCACTGTCGACCCAGAGACCGCCCAGCTAAATGCAGATGAAATTGGTCTTGAAGAGAGTGAAGAACGGCTTCTGGAGACTGATGAGGAATCGCGGCCCGAGTGCGGCGATGAGTCGGACGAAAAGGCACCAAATAAATCGGCGAAAGAAAAAGCCGTATGCCCGGTGTGTGGTGCGATGGTGCACAACCTCACAACACACATGGCCTCGCACAGTAAGGTGCGGCCACACCAGTGCGACCAATGCCCGAAAAGTTTCACCACACGCTCCAAGCTGCAGACGCACATCAACAGTGTGCACCTGAGGCGCCGCGATTTCGAGTGCGACATTTGTGGAAAGGGTTTTCTGGAGAGAAACCATCTTAAGGGCCACATGCGCATACACACCGGCGAGCGGAAGTATCGGTGCGATCTGTGCCCGAAGACGTTCATGTTTGCCGGTACGCTCCGGTGCCATAAGCTGACGCACACGCAGGAGAAATCCCACGAGTGTCCGGTGTGTGGGAAGATGTTCCTGATGCGTACCACCCTCAACAAGCACGTGCGAGTGCACAGCGACGAGCGGCCGTATCAGTGCGACGTTTGTGACAAACAGTTTCGTACCAGTACGCACCTGGCGATACACCGGCGGAGCCATACGGGAGAAAAACCACTGACTTGTCGCATCTGTGGAATGGCCTTCGCTCATTATCCGACGCGCAGCGTGCATATGAAAACGAAGCATCCCGAGGAGCTGGTGCGTCTTAATTTAATCGATGAAAAGGGTCACTTGAAAGTTTGA